The nucleotide window ACTCAACTTAAATTAACTAAAGTCATCCCTATTCACAAGAAAGAATCCAAACTCGACTGCACAAACTATAGACCAATCTCATTGTTATCAAATATTGACAAAATTTTTGAGAAACTGATTCATGATAGACTTAACAAAAACAAGGTCCTATATTCACAACAGTTTGGCTTTAGAAAAAACTATTCCACTTCACAAACCTTGCTTAACATGattcaaaaaattgctgacaaCCTAGACAAAGGTAATTATGTTTGTGGAATTTTCGTAGATCTCCAAAAAGCTTTCGAGACTGTTGACCATGAAAtcttattgaaaaaattgtttcattatGGCGTTAGAGGTAttgtcttaaattttttaaaatcctaTTTTTCTGACCGTGATCAGTTTGTCTCCATTAAAGGTATTTTCTCAAATAAGGTATTTATGAAGCATGGTGTTCCTCAAGGATCTGTACTTGGCCCACTTCTTTTCTTGCTCTATATTAATGACTTACACGAAGCAATAAAATTTTCCCTAGTTCATCACTTTGCTGACGATACAAACTTGCTGCATTTTAATCTCTCATTGAAATCCCTCGTCAAAAAAGTCAATCTTGATCTTAGATTCCTCTGGAACTGGCTCAGTGCTAACAAAATATCTCTTAATGCTAGTAAAACGGAATATATACTCTTTAGACATCCCTCTAAACCCTTTAACTGTGAAGTTAAGCTTTCTATTGGTGGTCAAAAGGTTTTTCCTAGTGAAACTATAAAATATCTTGGTGTACTGCTTGATTCTAACCTAGGATGGAAGTCCCAGATTAATTCAGTTGCAACCAAATTGAAAAAGGTAATGGAATCATTGCAAAAATAAGACATTATGTGCCAATGGATGTTCTTCTGTCAGTTTATAATGCTCTTTTCCACTTAAATCTAAATTATTGCGCCCAAGTCTGGGGTCAGTCCATAAGTTTACAAGTGAACCGAATCACTGTCCTTCAAAATTGTGCTTTACGTCTTATGAATTTTGCCAACCATAGAACAAATGCAAACCAATATTATAAAGATTTAGGCATCCTTAAATTCACAGATACTGTGAAACTGcaaaatgtattatttatttataatttatttcacaACAATCTACCTGTTCCTCTGATTGGTACCTTTTCAATTGACTTCTCTCACTCTCATAATACTCGTGCTAACAGCCTAGGCCTTATAAATTTGCGTGCTGTTCGTACTTCTGCATTTGGTTTGAAATCCATTAGGCATCAAAGTGTCCTATCATGGTCTAGTTGTCAGAATACCTTACCTGAAATAAGACTTTTAGATCTCCCTTTGCATAGACTTAAATCTCTAATAAAGCATACATTGTTGTCTAATtatgtttaatttatatatacctaAAATTACTATTGTTCACAATCATTTTCACACCACTTTTTTCTTGGGATTTgcaattgcaatatttttcacattttttcgcTTGTCTGTCTTGTTTTGTAGTGTTGTCTGTGTAAGTTGTGTGTTTTGTATTGTCCACGGTGGCTGTTATACTTCGAGCTCTGCTAACTTTGGCAGTTTCCGGGGTTTACTagggcaaaatttttaattaataatgtatatttatctcctagtaaactgaaatatatgtttatttcattcattcattcattcaccatCCACATCAATGAATACGTAGAAATTGTGTCAGGTTGTTCTTGTCCTCATTCCATCACCGACGTCGGATTTATGTGTCGACAGATACTTGAAAGATAACGTATACCGGATCGTTATTGTCGTCATGCCATCGCCAATGTTGTATTAGTGTCGAATatagaagaaaacaaaacagaactAATTAGTACATTAATCTGGGAGGGCGGGCGGAAAAACGTCTGAACTGTTCAAGAGCAAGAGGCTTACTGTGTTCTACTCCATATTTATACCCCCCTGCTTGTGGTATGGATCTATGGCCTTAAGTAACAAGTTTAAGGCAGTCTAATGTTTTGGTTAAATTAATATAGTGTTCACTATTAGTCATAGGTCACCAACAcatttgtaaaattaataatgCAGAATGACAAAACACTAGTGAACCAGGTTAGCCTTATACTAGGAGTCAATGGAGACACACCTTTCCTTCTGTAACCCCAATTAACATGTGCTAAACTTTTAGTTTAGCAccattaaaataaaacacagctcggcgcgttataattgtacaaattacttctatatttctttagaaaagggtaccttacacaggagctttccaatccaactcaaaatccagaaaaagcacagcaacaaaaaaacaggactagcaataaattatttcaaaagaagaaattatttaattatttatacaataattagCTATTATACgaagaaataaggcatattttgggtgtgtaaaatatacgtgtctaaaatgccgactaccgtttcttgttcacggcatattcctctttgtgtgttcaagttcggcggacgtataatctggaccaaaagacggggggtcAAAATCCGTACCCccgagccgtacttattgcattttttactagacttatactttaacccctcggtccaaacttatttgttttattagaaaaaaaaataccctagctttatgtgcaaaaatatcagtcctatttctttacgctgattttaattgattttttttctatcgaaattttgagaatctcaataatcctcttggtatacctcgcgtgtagcaaacgtgctccacaatttcgcttcgctcgcaaagctcaattgcttcgcaatgaacctttttgaatttgtgGGCAGTGTGAAGTTATGCAGCTAGTGTCTAACaggtaaagaaaaaattaagtttgtatcagtatttctaaaaaattactGTTTTGACAAACTTTTGGTAAAAAATgtgctaaaaatgtaaaaaattgctTTCTCTTTTGGCATGTAATGGACTTATATATTGCCTAATTTAttagtatttttatttactgGTAGGGTCAAATATACTGGGTATTGAAACTTAAAGGCACCATAATGATATAACTTCACTTTTAATGTATAAAATTGCTcgtttttagcctaatttttctgcaaaatatttgtttgtaaCCATACGCAATGCCTCTTCTTTTAGATTATCATGTGGTGTAGCTAGCTGCTGGGCCGAATGggtaatttatacaaaagtgCGAAAGTGGACAAACATGGATGGAATAGATAGCTATATACCCTAATATATACCTAGTACGTAGGACAACCTATTGCTCCAACATTCACAAGCTAGGTAGTATTCATACGCAGAGTTCAAACAATTTTTCAGCCACAACATGCATTTGCCACACGTTATTCCAGTTTGAGGTTGTTATGTAATGTATTATGTGGTGTAAACTATTTTGATTGCTCTCAGATTGTCACAAGTTTAAGCTTTTAGAAGTTCTCATTCTCCAaatgttttgtaaaatattttgcattCAATATTCCACTAggacaataatttaaaaacatgcAGGTTTTTTTTCTATGTAAAAAGGTAACTTAAGTCTAGGGGTCATTTGAGTTTCTtgacaaatgttaaaaaatataacatatatacTATAAAATTCTAATAAATGTGTGTGGCGTTTATTCAATTTTCAGAATTTCTAGGCAGCGTTTACCGGAGACAGGCGTTACATTAATACAAATATTCCTCTTTAACACAAACCTATATTTTTATCATAAAttcacataaaataaatttaaatgcaCCTTTTTGAATAAAGAAATGGTCTGTTTATTAGAGCCTCAACGTTGGGGGAGTGGGTGTTTATTGACGACATAAATATAGATTGGTTGTTTAATTAGGCATTTACCGTTTTCTATCTTTTCAAACTCATAAGTTGGTGCCTGAAAGTTCTTTTATACTTCTTTATTCGCAACAGTTTATGCCTCACAATGCGTTCTTTTCTTTAGCAAAAGTAAAACCACAAAACTTGGTCCTTTTTGGCTTCCAGAAAGTTTGCTTTAACAGTAATAAAAATGCCCCCTAAAATAAAATGTCTAAAAACTGCCCATTTTACTAAAGCACTGAGTACAGAATCCTGTTGATTCTGTACTCACTGCTTTATTTCCTGTATACTAGCCTGAAATAAAGgaaataaaatttgtcattaCAATAGGATTAAAATGTCTAAGCTTGGTTTGCTGGAAAATGTTGAAACATGTTTACTTCGGctgagcatttttttaaaaaggtatttCAAATCGACATTGCCCTGCTAGCAACAAAATCACTTAATTGTCGGCCAAGGTTAAAACATTCTCACTTGGGattttgtaaaattgataattttttattaatatatatttataaaatttggttTAAAAACTTTCCTTGTACACAAGAGGTACATATCAGTAGCTAACTACCTGGTTTGTCTCGGGTATTGTGAAGGTCTGTCGACATACTAAAAACAGGTATCCAAGAAATAGCTAAGTGTGGAACAAAATTTTGTTCCCCAACTTTATTTGtgcaaaaaaaactaattttctgaAGTTCTTTGAACATGTAGAACGTTTTTCCTATCAAGGCTAGGTGaaattctaaaatattttaaaaaaaaacttgttttgtcACAGACCATAATTTTTTCTAAAGTACTGATACACTTCAAATTAATGTCTTATCGGTTTCACGTAAGCCTCAAATACCTCTTTTAACCAAATTTATTGCTAGGATAACTTCGTGTTTACAAGAATTTAACAGGATTGAGAGGGTAtctgttttcattaaaaaaaggaCATAAAATCTAAGCTTGTTGTGGTAGCTGATAAACAAATGAAATttaataattctttcaaaatttttgcgaagcaattgagctttgcgagcgaagcgaaattgtggagcacgtttgctacacgcgaggtgtaccaagagaattattgagattctcaaaatttcgatagaaaagaAATCATAGCCGTATAATGTGtaggcgtttttgggcaagtttagcgtttagcaaaaaaattaaagtattcacccgaaaaaacctaaaaaaacctgcatagaccataaaataaactatgtggtagtaaagtttttaaaagaactgtttttgatggtttttgataaaatttactttataaataacttttaaactttattaactcctttctcttaaagcatatttttccaactatcgtccacaaggtatgtttcaaggaattgaattttggaaatgctctaggcaagttcgggaaagtgcggccggttttggaagacaaccactaatttaattcgaaaagttgcccgaactcgcccttatatatgtagccatttgcagcttattgacaccctcttattttagaatattctcaggaataatagaccaagagaaattacatcacagtttcttgtccaccgcccacatgtgtttgagaacaacccacataaaaaagttcattattttttaaattatttgtgtaaaaattactatttcattcacgttaaaccatttgtcagtcattttattcatccaacaaagaatcctatccaagatgcttttctattagtgctgaatttaataattgacatgattcagcatagtttttaaaagggtctgattgcaaaatatgattgccaaagttcagcacttataatatttgtgtatttgtgtactcagcttctaaaacacagacaagagacattataatttcctctgggtgattacattaatgttggttgaaaaaaaacctgaatgatgagaagcatgtgtttttgaatgggtctaggacaataaacttatttaatttcccttggccttgcatcaatcaaattctgaaaaaaattttctaaaatgattttgtcagatttggaaactgttggtatggttggaactttgcatataaaattagtaaagttgccaaatcgtttagtttttttcttttatacttaatTATTTAggagatgaaaaacagtgctttcaatttcattgacttggccatccaaGGCACTGGAaccttcactatatgaaaatgttttccttttcttttagattgtgtacaatgggagtgagtgatgtaatcttctaatgcgtgtggtgaaaagaaggcgaaaccgttattgtttttctgcccaaatttgaagctatttaataaatcttgataaagttaaaaaactgttttgatttgtttgtttttgttttaattgtttcccgtgagttttcgaaattcgttccagcagattctgtggcttctactgccggtatttttacgtgttgtaaggtcatttacgaaatcgttaacggaccaacttctgcgggttgtacaactcgatgtattacatatctttcggaatactgctaaaagtgtaattttgtattgcgctctttacttttatcattctgtgggAACGGGCggcacaaaattttaacacgcgttattcgtttttgttagtttcgcgtaatctaattttctcgcacattttgaaaagaatatcccacgcacattaaatactcgcgcagtttattcgcaaaaaaaaactgtttttgcacAACGAATTGTTCTGAAGAGCGTTCATTTTCCCCCCATGGTTtttctatatgatattcaattttgatgtatttgggAAGATGTTAGctccaaagaaacaagaagcgctagggacaaagtattggatagtttaattttgcttgcaacttgcgaaatgcttcgcaacctttttttaatttctagtattgataaatgaataaatttttattatcaaaTCTCAGTTTTAAGGTTTCAGTGTGTTTAATGGGTATAAAGCTGTATCCAACTAAAGGTTAGTTAGCCTAAaatatgtttacattttaacgGATCTCTCCCCAGTcctaattcaaaaaaatgtttagacaTGCGCAGTCTGAGTTTCTGAAATATTGCACGCTGAAACAGCCGTGTCCGCCGTGTATTAGATCAAAGGGAAACAGAAAGCACTAGGGGACAACTATGGGCTGGtttcaattttgcttgcaacttgcgaaatgcttcgaaTCGCAACCACCCTCGTCCCgagggttttttgtctttttgatgtgAGAGAAAGACGACGAAAAATACTTTTCGACGTCATCTTTGATAAagtcaaaaaaccctggggacgagggtgtatCGGAAATACTTATTTGTAATATAACGGTGCCGACTTTTCAAAACACGGCTTAATAATCGCTGAGCTTGCATATTTGTAATGAAAAAACAAGATTGCGGACTCGGGTTTTCTTTTACATTACACTTCCAGGTGATCAAAATGGTAAGTTTTAGTTGATGCTTTTATCTTTTAATATCTTCCTTTTTACCTGTTCATTTTCTATTAAATTCTCCTAGAAGATTTAGCTGCTATTATTTAATATGTCTTCAATGCTATTTAATTCAGGGCGACGCAGCAGCAGCAGAATTAAAGAAGAAGAGAACCTTTAGAAAGTTTTCTTTTCGTGGTGTTGATTTGGACCAGTTGCTCGATTTGTCAAGTGAGCAATTGATGGAACTTGTTCATGCACGTGCACGTAGAAGATTTTCTCGTGGTCTTAAAATGAAACCTCTTGCCTTAATGAAAAAACTACGAAAAGCTAAAAAAGAGGCTGCACCAATGGAAAAGCCAGCTGTTGTTAAAACACATCTCAGAAATATGATAGTTCTTCCTGATATGATTGGTAGTATTGTTGGTGTACACAATGGAAAGACCTTCAATCAAGTAGAAATAAAGGTAGCCAGTTAATTTGTTTTATGTCAGATGAGTTTCAATAGATttctttgaatgtttacattttccgcgGTAAGCCCTTCTGGCTTAACTCTGTGGCAGGCAGAAAGAAGAGGGTGTCGATAAGCTGCAAACACCTGCATATATATGGGCGAGTTCAGGCGACTTTTCGAATCAAATTGACGGTTGTCCGCCAAAACCGCCACACTTTCCCGCACATGCCCAAACTTGCCCTGAgaattcccgaaatgcaacaccttgtaacataaacatggcggacgacagttgaaagaatgcgtttgaagagaaaggtatatatataaaactaaAATTTGAGGTGTGCcaattttgtaatcacaaaaatagttgCATGGTTAAACAGAAgttaatttttatgtgatttatgaCAAAAATTAGCTACCTTCGCTAAAATAAGTATAATACAAGTggaaaacaagacagattattgtcGTAACATGCTCCATCATTatgattaaaataaatgtttaaaattacgctagcTAAACTGTAATACAGCAAGAGTTTGGTcgataccatttaggaaaaataattaaaacaagatagaatacgcttgtcgtaacaccctcctccgttatggaatttaaaaaatgattttaacgctGCGAAAGACTTGAAATATTCTGAACTAAACAACcaagtctgaaaaaaaatttgcacttaaatttagattttcctataaaactgtgcaaaaaacattaaaagaacactaaaattgtttgttttttgaagaataacttgctgtataagttTCGAAACAGCACAAGCATAATTTGCTGTATGTATTTCAAAACAATATAAGCATATTCTgtacaacttttaaaacatcacaagaataattcttgctgtttttaaaaacaagtttttgatcatgcaagtatttttatcttttcaccttgagaactagttttatattttttagtgacacaaattattattattcgaAAATAcatctattattatttttttgttattccgaccatacattctcaataaaattatttttattttggcgaCTGACTGTAAGTTACTATCGACttcgcccgtagaacaactaattaaattggaatCGCATAATGATACCTTTGTGCGAAAAAACAGATTGAAAAGGTCTTCACTTCACCTAGCGCTCTCATCTTTTTGCCTGCCACGCAATTGTTAAAGCCAAAAGGGCTTACCACAAAAAAAgtgaacattcaaaaaggtctatatttttgctatgacaggatTTGTATTCATAGTCATGGATCCACAAATACAGCTATGATAGCCATTTAGGCGACTTTTCTTTCCCAATTAGGTTTTATTAACAGGGTGTTTGCTACATTTTGTGGCTATTATTATTCTACACCAGACAAATACCCCAGAGTCCAGGGTATTACAGTATGTTCTGGGGATTTCATTTTAATTCTGATTTTACCTCACTTATCCTTCCAGggtaaaaatatgtaataaagGTAGCAGTAACCCTTTTTAAGCTGTTAAAACAGATGAATTTTTCAGTTAGTGTGTTATCTCTACGAATTTCctttgttatttcttaaaaatatggcCTTCAGgcaaataaaaatagttttgtttaatttgaaACAAATACATTTTCTGATTCAGcaaatatatttgtttataaatatgcaaaaaagaaaagaagtagCTTTCACAAGCTTCAATGTTTACAACTTCATTTTGATTGACTCCtgttttaaaacaaaccttTGGTTGATTGTATCAAAAGGGTGTGtggaaaacttttgtttttgtatatttttcttacaacaattttttgtttgatttgaaAGAAATCTCATCAGCATGTTATGCTCCATCTAGCCACTGTCaagagaaaaatattcaaaacaaataaaattctaCACCTTTTTAAGGCTGGCATGATTTACAAAGGTcatgttaaaatttttaggAGAAACAAAAATGCTATCAGAAGTTGGAGCTCTCTGGTTAAGGTGCTATGGagattaaaatttatatttactttATGTGCTAtctttgttattaaaatttctctttaataattacatcAATTCTTTCTGTATAATTTTGTAGAATTTTATAGCACGTTTCACTAAAGCTATAATGGGCAGAATTAATTATTTACGACATCTTAAATAAAAGAGGAATTGTAAAACCTGAATATCTTTGGCAATAGATAatagtattatagctataaaattattcttcttctgaatatttatacaggatatagccacttcagtgttggaaacagttATCAATGcgggtcctgtgttctgaatgtatacattaagtatacaccggcattgccTACCTAATTTCCAGCACATGGCATGGGTAGCTGtagttgacccgtagctgtggacCAAACCACTGACCTTATTTTTGCCAAGCAAACtgcataaccacaaggccacacgCCTACAAATCaatgacaagtgtgttataataataaaaaaatgaatatatatagtctgaaaataacctttcgttaCCTTTAACTTACATGAAatgttttttccgatttttaaaagggtaACTGCCACCTTAACCCAACATACTTTTACATGTTGGACTCAACTGAAAAGTTTGCATGAGAAATTCCTGATGACTAAGTTCATATAACCccagaaattgttttttaaatacttgTTTTTCTTGCCACCTTGACAGCCACTTCGATATTcgcaacaaatttaaaaaaaatctatgtatttttttaaatcactctgtttaaatgattttttttttttaaaaataatttaacatgatATACTAGCTGTGTAAGCAATACAATGAAAGAAATAATATATTAGCAGCAGGTGTGTGcatgattttttatttcaaactgaaaagaatttatttcaacaaacagCTTTCAAAATTTACTGATTTATAGCCAGATGTCAACCTGGATAAGATTGATGCTCAAATGAGTATTTCCAACATCCTTCCCAGGGTTATACAAAAATTCAATCCTTGGGACGAGGTCGCCTAAGTTACTCAGTAGATGAtatcagatttaaaaaaaacttgaaaagaaCACAGCTTCAATCCATCCCATGATACCGTAAGAGATAAAAATTActgtctaaatttttttatatatacttttcCTATAACCAGCGCACACttcgtaaataaaaaaatgtgttttttagttttgaCTTTCATATTAGTAGTATGCCAACCTTGTCTCCAGCCCTTTTGGTTCTTAACCGCTCTGCACTTTCATGATAAGGGCTTTCAAAGTTATATGCACCAATTTTAGTGTCAGCAAATAACTGACCTTGCAATTACTGCACTTAAAAGGATACTGCTTCAGATTTAAACTCGCATCAGCAAAATTCAGCTGATTTAATTTTCGAACTTAACATAGTTAAATGCATAAATATTAAAGTTCAATGAAGGACAAACAccatttaattaaataaatttcagTGTTTTCTGTGATGGTTTAATTTATCCAGAAGTCGTGAcaaactttttattattattattattattattattattattattattattatatttatacagGTTTGCAAAGATGATAAGACACACAAAAAAGCATAGAAAAGTATAGTAGCAGAAAGCAAACTATAGaaaaaatcaacacaaaatctctgcgcaaatcaaaaatttaaattattttaaaaattatgaatgaTTTTTCATCCTGAAGCTCTTTTGGTAACTTGTTGAAAAGTTTTGCACCATGGAATGACAACTTTTTTTCCAGCTTCTGTTTTTAGTGATGTAgtttaagtgcaaaaaatggtAATTGATTTTTCACTAAGAGTTCAGTGTTTGTGCAGGAGGCAACTGAACTATATTCGGAAAAAACAATTGCTTTTTTTGTTGTCGTAATATCTTCAGCTATTTTTCACGCTTTTGATTCCTAGGGATTTCTTATTTGCGACTTTACTACGACAAATAATACTGACTGActgtaatgttttaaaaatgtaaaaatatatgttGAATGTACAGTAAATTTCACCACCTGTGACTTAAAAGGCTTTTGAAATACAAATCATGcacattttttgtttgattgcTTAGCTATGTAAGAAGATTGCAGAAttatggaaaacatttttaaaaaaattgttcgtaGAGAACTTCAAGaatcctttttttataaaaaaaaagtatttgtaaaaaaacttttgttttactttGCTCGAGAAGGCATCTGTTCTGGCTATACTAGTCAGTAATAATTAAagcattttttacaaaataatgtAATAGGGTCATCTGTCACTAAAAAAGACTGAGTCTATAGTTTGAAAATTTTTGATGAAGAAGGTTAAAAATAACCAAGATGGTGGTCaagcaaaaagaaaaataaatatttagaaaACTACATCTGGAGTCACATAaggttttaacaaaaagtgagTAAGTATATCATTTGGAGtttctcatgcaaatctttTTAAATTACCAGTATATGTAgatgataaaataattatttcattctataaaaacttggatacccttgtctcaaGTTAGaagagttagaactttcgcaagccGAACTCTGGctcaataataacaaaatgagtATTAATACAAACAGAACTAAACAATCTTTTTTGGGAACCACAGCCAATTAaaaagagttaaaaacaaaactatcaattattttcattaaaaaattattattttaaaaaattcattcttggCCCCATTTGGCTGctctaaaatatttaaagtgttttcctcaaaaaattattcttatgcTAGCATGAATGAACGCAGAACACAAAAAAGCAGATTTAGCGTTACTTTCTATAGTATTCTCTATAATTAGCGGACACTGTTGGTGCATAAACAAAGTGTCACTAATTAGAGGTGTCcgccttttggaaagttttgcAATGTAAGCTCAAAGTTCGAAAAATGCGATTTTGTATATGAAAtatgtaacttaaaaaattagcGGGTACCGTGCTGGACTTAGAcacgaaaaaagaagaaaacaactaAATTGAACGTAATATAACTTCTTTTTAGAATAACAAATATCAACATAATATCAACTAAATTAACGTTCATATGTTAATATGTTTGAAACCCTTGCCTTAAAAGTTTTCATACTCTGCTCtgagcttttttattatttttcaaaacgttGCTGCTTGTGTCT belongs to Hydractinia symbiolongicarpus strain clone_291-10 chromosome 1, HSymV2.1, whole genome shotgun sequence and includes:
- the LOC130645421 gene encoding 40S ribosomal protein S15-like, which translates into the protein MKKQDCGLGFSFTLHFQVIKMGDAAAAELKKKRTFRKFSFRGVDLDQLLDLSSEQLMELVHARARRRFSRGLKMKPLALMKKLRKAKKEAAPMEKPAVVKTHLRNMIVLPDMIGSIVGVHNGKTFNQVEIKPEMIGHYLGEFSMTYKPVRHGRPGIGATHSSRFIPLK